One region of Patescibacteria group bacterium genomic DNA includes:
- a CDS encoding DUF2341 domain-containing protein — MRFFNLKNKPWLACGKRILIFLLIIAWIFSGWPPLWQNSRVPPVIKKAQAAPIVTYLTNTALTSWDVPADWNPGSNTIEVIGGGGGGANGSASSPGVGGGGGASGAYAKVSNLDISGSITIQIGTAGGVASAGSDTYFNGANCAGSDVCGKGGGAASGQTKGSAQAGSVGDTVNAGADGGDGGSTGPTNGGGGGGGGGAGGPSGAGVAGATSSSQDGGAGGDGGAGSGGAGGTANGGAGGNGTEWSSSPDYGSGGGGGGGQGGGNKGNGSAGGAGGTYGAGGAGGGGMGKGGANAGAGTAGKQGIIVITYTPAVTTIAKSGSQDATLYIDTTDNHIGGAFTIQTAVGTVNITSITLTETGTITADDDLSNAKLYYETAATCTYDGDETQFSTAQSFSSEEATFGSDTMTVGTSQVCVYVILDIGSGAAVAETISIEINSSSDATVSSGTIDGSFPVNLGSSELQMPPPIDLDQYAYRWRNDDGGEGVVWYDDSWSYRKTIPIANATTTILTDYQVKITVASSTSGDVTCSGNCQSDFDDVRFTASDGVTLLDYWRESYVASTDSIFWVEIPSLSAEATSTIYMYYGNGAVSTTSNGDNTFRFFDDFESGYPGTKWTGETDYGSVTDGILSYYSGVGSWKKMYSASQYSPSYALRSKSKLDNTGGFGLDQAIGFEANPCCSGRALIYGTGLLSNDDAGTGSVSTGHWSYDTWYIFDVNHLSGSSIALYVDGDLKVTKTDYVGTLDQNVSIGSYRARNYTDWILVREYVDPEPTIGTPGSQETSGGATWMAAENTLAVLTSEEQAANVRVRFLIKNAGGPSGNINYRLQYAALGGNPNCLAVAGDDFSDVATTTGGVVQIVTSDNFGDQDSTVNFSGSLTDPGGYSWVDGKMVESPSNQTDSVNLGLNNFTELEYNFKFTESAPDGTSYCFRVAQITQGYTLELDSYANIARISTKADTVVTSVGEQTASLQINSASNYLDGGFSIREFTGTRNVTEITITEQGTIDAQNDLANIKLFYDLDTTEPYNCASESYEGDEEQFGSTVAGGFSSANGTSTFTGTVGISTTSTMCVYVVLDVGSGASVGETIEVQITDPSTEVKVSSGTVGPPSTVAISGTTELVGLAQVHYRWREDTGGEALGDWPYKKSVVIENFLAAELTDFQVKIEVGYQSSDGGDVDCEGKCRTDFGDIRFINSDYSQLLDYWQEKYTASATSTFWVKIPSLTAEATSTIYMFYGNSGVSTTSNGENTFVFFDDFEDDTFEDDWEIQWSVGRNYWDEVGGVLTTLMDQARFIYLKNFTSDNSNPGIHEFKVKWNSSSTGTHLAGQVWHWNTPSPGSIFYRTFYFAPGPAIYMRYVDTDLGSSPISYTGSYDEWYKFSLKIKGSGNYNFKIEKSDGTNVTSADFSNSSATSGKVGLGGFGTGSIEAYYDDYRIRKYASTEPTVVSTGLEAAGGTGWLAAEDTAATIDKNTNVRVRFLVRNSGAAVNSANYRLQYAALGEAASCLLVDSGNFADVATTTGGVAQMMDSSWFVGCPEASQASTTPQLTAVSGATFVGGNMVDNECNQTASFNLATDYYTEHEFNFKFTDSAPDSTAYCFRLAKVSGGETAGLDSYLQIARISTAEGAAGVSISIDISEFDYGWLEANTASSTLALWGGAGIVATNGDVLADFYIYGANTGGWTLDAATSTPDYYTHKFCNETDNDCAASGPYGADFTALTTNPQLLKASIAPDGQVAFQLSMHTPNPSTIYTQQSAQVTIQVSAP; from the coding sequence TGGCAAGCGCCGGCAGCGACACTTATTTCAACGGCGCCAATTGCGCCGGCTCCGATGTTTGCGGAAAGGGCGGAGGCGCTGCTTCGGGGCAGACAAAAGGTTCTGCCCAGGCAGGTTCAGTGGGCGATACGGTAAATGCCGGAGCAGACGGCGGGGATGGAGGTTCTACTGGTCCGACTAATGGCGGCGGAGGAGGAGGAGGCGGCGGCGCGGGCGGACCTTCTGGCGCGGGCGTTGCCGGCGCGACTTCTTCCAGCCAAGATGGCGGAGCCGGCGGCGATGGCGGCGCGGGCTCCGGCGGCGCGGGAGGCACAGCCAACGGCGGCGCGGGCGGTAATGGAACAGAATGGTCATCTAGTCCTGACTACGGTTCAGGAGGAGGAGGCGGCGGCGGGCAAGGCGGCGGTAATAAAGGCAACGGAAGCGCCGGCGGAGCGGGCGGAACTTACGGCGCCGGCGGAGCGGGCGGCGGAGGCATGGGCAAAGGCGGTGCCAACGCCGGAGCAGGCACAGCCGGCAAACAAGGAATTATTGTCATTACTTACACGCCGGCCGTAACAACCATTGCCAAATCCGGCAGCCAGGACGCGACTTTGTATATAGATACCACCGATAATCATATTGGCGGAGCTTTTACTATTCAGACCGCTGTTGGCACGGTTAATATTACTTCAATCACTTTGACCGAGACCGGCACCATAACCGCCGATGACGACCTTAGCAACGCAAAACTTTATTACGAAACCGCGGCCACTTGTACCTATGACGGCGATGAAACGCAGTTCAGCACGGCCCAGAGCTTCAGTAGCGAAGAAGCGACTTTTGGCAGCGATACCATGACAGTCGGCACTTCGCAGGTCTGCGTTTACGTTATTTTGGATATTGGTTCCGGGGCGGCGGTGGCGGAAACGATAAGCATTGAAATTAATTCTTCAAGCGACGCAACGGTTTCATCGGGAACTATTGACGGCAGTTTTCCGGTCAATCTCGGGTCAAGCGAACTCCAAATGCCGCCGCCCATAGACCTTGACCAATACGCTTACCGTTGGCGCAACGACGACGGCGGCGAAGGCGTTGTCTGGTATGATGATAGCTGGTCTTATCGGAAAACTATCCCGATTGCAAACGCAACCACCACCATCCTTACCGATTATCAGGTTAAAATAACCGTGGCCAGTTCTACGAGCGGAGACGTTACCTGCTCCGGCAATTGCCAGAGCGATTTTGACGATGTCAGGTTCACGGCTTCTGACGGGGTAACGCTTCTGGATTATTGGAGAGAGTCTTATGTCGCTTCAACAGATTCAATTTTTTGGGTAGAGATACCTTCTTTGTCCGCGGAAGCCACCTCCACCATTTATATGTATTACGGCAACGGCGCCGTTTCCACCACCAGCAACGGCGACAATACTTTCAGGTTTTTTGACGATTTTGAGAGCGGTTATCCGGGGACAAAATGGACGGGCGAAACCGATTACGGTTCGGTAACGGATGGGATATTATCTTATTATTCCGGAGTCGGCTCCTGGAAAAAAATGTATTCGGCGTCACAATACAGCCCCAGTTACGCGCTGCGATCAAAATCTAAATTAGATAATACCGGAGGTTTCGGCCTTGACCAAGCCATCGGCTTTGAAGCCAATCCATGCTGCAGCGGACGCGCGCTTATTTACGGCACCGGTTTATTGTCAAACGATGACGCGGGTACCGGCAGTGTTTCTACCGGGCATTGGAGCTATGACACATGGTATATTTTTGATGTCAACCACCTAAGCGGCTCTTCCATCGCTTTGTATGTTGACGGCGATCTCAAGGTCACAAAAACCGATTATGTCGGAACCCTGGATCAAAATGTCTCAATCGGCTCTTATCGGGCGCGCAATTATACTGACTGGATTTTGGTCCGCGAGTATGTTGACCCGGAACCGACTATTGGCACGCCCGGCAGCCAGGAAACATCCGGCGGCGCTACCTGGATGGCCGCGGAAAACACTTTGGCGGTTTTGACTAGCGAAGAGCAGGCGGCCAATGTCAGAGTCAGGTTTTTGATAAAGAATGCCGGCGGTCCGAGCGGCAATATTAATTACCGTTTGCAATACGCGGCTTTGGGCGGCAACCCGAATTGTTTGGCGGTTGCCGGAGACGATTTTTCCGATGTGGCGACAACGACCGGGGGCGTGGTACAGATAGTAACTTCCGATAATTTTGGCGACCAGGACTCCACGGTTAATTTTTCCGGCAGTTTAACCGACCCGGGCGGCTATTCCTGGGTTGACGGCAAAATGGTGGAAAGCCCTTCAAACCAGACCGATTCCGTAAATTTGGGCCTAAACAATTTTACCGAGCTGGAATATAATTTCAAATTTACCGAGAGCGCTCCGGACGGCACTTCTTACTGCTTTCGGGTCGCCCAGATTACCCAGGGATATACGCTTGAGCTGGACAGCTATGCAAATATAGCCAGAATTTCCACCAAGGCCGACACAGTGGTGACAAGCGTGGGCGAACAAACCGCTTCTTTGCAGATTAATTCGGCAAGCAATTATTTGGACGGCGGTTTCAGCATCCGGGAGTTTACCGGCACCAGAAATGTTACTGAAATTACCATTACCGAACAGGGAACGATTGACGCTCAAAACGATCTCGCTAATATAAAATTATTTTATGATTTAGATACGACCGAACCCTACAATTGCGCTTCGGAAAGCTACGAGGGCGACGAAGAGCAATTTGGCAGCACGGTGGCGGGCGGTTTCAGTTCCGCCAACGGAACTTCAACTTTTACTGGGACAGTTGGCATTTCCACCACTTCAACAATGTGCGTTTACGTTGTTTTGGACGTGGGCAGCGGCGCTTCTGTCGGCGAAACCATTGAAGTCCAGATTACCGACCCTTCCACCGAGGTGAAAGTAAGTTCCGGCACGGTCGGGCCTCCCTCCACGGTGGCTATTTCGGGGACAACCGAATTGGTTGGTCTGGCCCAGGTTCATTACCGCTGGCGGGAAGATACGGGGGGAGAAGCCCTGGGGGATTGGCCGTATAAAAAATCAGTAGTAATTGAAAATTTTTTAGCCGCTGAATTAACGGATTTTCAAGTCAAAATAGAAGTGGGCTATCAAAGTTCCGACGGAGGCGACGTTGATTGCGAAGGCAAGTGCCGGACGGATTTCGGCGATATCAGGTTTATCAATAGCGATTACAGCCAGCTCCTTGATTATTGGCAGGAAAAATATACCGCTTCCGCCACTTCCACTTTTTGGGTAAAGATTCCTTCTTTGACCGCGGAAGCCACATCCACCATTTATATGTTTTACGGCAATTCAGGTGTTTCCACCACCAGCAACGGAGAAAACACTTTTGTTTTCTTTGATGATTTTGAAGATGATACGTTTGAGGATGATTGGGAAATCCAATGGTCGGTGGGCCGGAATTATTGGGACGAGGTCGGGGGCGTCTTGACGACCCTGATGGATCAGGCAAGATTTATTTATTTGAAAAATTTTACCAGCGACAATAGCAATCCGGGGATACACGAATTTAAGGTAAAGTGGAATTCAAGCAGTACCGGCACCCATTTGGCCGGCCAGGTCTGGCACTGGAACACTCCTTCGCCCGGAAGCATTTTTTACCGGACCTTTTATTTCGCGCCGGGCCCGGCAATATATATGAGATATGTTGATACCGATTTGGGGAGTTCGCCGATAAGCTATACCGGCAGTTATGACGAATGGTATAAATTTTCCCTGAAAATAAAGGGAAGCGGCAATTATAACTTCAAGATTGAAAAGTCAGACGGAACCAATGTTACTTCGGCTGATTTTTCCAATAGCAGCGCCACTTCGGGCAAAGTGGGATTGGGCGGCTTCGGCACCGGTTCCATAGAGGCTTATTACGATGATTACCGGATTCGCAAATACGCTTCCACCGAGCCGACTGTGGTATCAACCGGTTTGGAAGCGGCCGGCGGCACCGGCTGGCTGGCCGCCGAAGACACGGCCGCCACCATTGATAAAAATACCAATGTTAGAGTCAGATTTTTGGTAAGGAATTCCGGCGCGGCGGTCAACAGCGCTAATTACCGTTTGCAGTACGCGGCTCTGGGCGAAGCGGCCAGTTGCCTCTTGGTTGATAGCGGGAATTTCGCCGATGTGGCGACAACGACCGGAGGCGTGGCGCAGATGATGGATTCCAGTTGGTTTGTCGGTTGTCCGGAAGCCAGCCAGGCCTCAACCACTCCCCAGCTCACCGCCGTTTCCGGAGCGACTTTTGTCGGCGGCAACATGGTGGACAACGAATGCAATCAAACCGCCTCTTTCAATTTGGCCACGGATTATTATACGGAGCATGAGTTCAATTTCAAATTTACCGACAGCGCTCCGGACAGCACCGCTTATTGTTTTCGGCTGGCCAAAGTAAGCGGCGGGGAGACCGCCGGATTGGATAGTTATTTGCAGATAGCCAGAATTTCAACTGCCGAAGGCGCCGCCGGCGTTTCCATTTCAATTGACATTTCCGAATTTGATTATGGCTGGCTGGAAGCGAATACCGCTTCCAGCACTTTGGCGCTCTGGGGCGGAGCCGGCATTGTCGCCACCAACGGCGATGTGCTGGCGGATTTCTATATTTACGGCGCGAATACCGGGGGCTGGACCTTGGACGCGGCCACTTCCACCCCGGATTATTACACGCATAAGTTCTGCAACGAAACCGACAATGACTGCGCGGCCTCCGGACCTTACGGAGCCGATTTTACGGCCCTTACTACCAATCCTCAATTGTTGAAAGCCAGCATAGCGCCGGATGGGCAAGTCGCTTTCCAGCTCTCAATGCACACCCCGAATCCCAGCACAATCTATACCCAGCAAAGCGCGCAGGTAACAATTCAGGTGTCTGCGCCGTGA